Within Brachyhypopomus gauderio isolate BG-103 chromosome 4, BGAUD_0.2, whole genome shotgun sequence, the genomic segment AACACAGTGACTTGAGGTGCAGTCATAGTAGGCCAGCACCCACAGACAGTTAGAGGCCATAAAACGGTCAGGAAAGTCCAGGACCACATAGAGCGTGGCATTTGAAGCAGGAGTGAATCTGCATTTGAGGAAAATAACTGCAATTATGTGAAGAAGTAAGTCTAAATTGAGACGCCCAGGGGTCTGTAGTGGCAGGAAGATCAGAGCCGAATAAATACCACAGCTCTGATAACACGAGGGCGGGCACCCCAGCGGCCTCTCCGCGGAAACGAGCTCGTACGTCGCACCACGAGATGGACAACCTTGGGGATATGGGTAACAGAAGCAGGCGAGCGAGCCGCACTGGTGGAAATGATGGGAAACGGCACAGACAGAATGCGCTGGGCGATGAAAATGATGACAGACGGCCTGATCCGTCCTGCATGCTCTGGATTTCGGACAGTGTTGGATGTACTATGATTGTTGATTATGATTGTTGATATGTTGATTACATTTCCTATTGCATGTCCATGTGGCCAAAAATTACATAGAGATATTTTTTTGCTGACAACAAAGGTGAAAGATACAATGGCGGGGAATTTCATAGCGCTCAGTACAAAACTGATTAACCCTCTCATATAAGAGGTGAAAATGTGCAAGATTCATAGTACTTAATAAATGTTGTAGCATCGCTGACTCCAGCATGAAGGACTCCAGCGAGTTCATGAATGGTGAGAGCTTCAGCTGTCTGTCCATATAGGAAATACTGAACAGACTGCATCATACCTCTGAACCTCTTTAACCTCAATTCAAATGGTTCATGTTTAGACGTGGTCATGTAACAGATACTTACAGATGCACGATCTCTGGACTGTCTCACTGCACTGAGGGGCTGACGTCCATCTGCTGACactggagagaaagagggggatataaagagagagagagagagagagactgggattGTGAGTATTTATTCTTTAAAGGTTTATAGAAACAACTGTGAGAAATGAAGGACATGCAGACAAATGCACAAACATTTGCTCCCTTTCATCAAACGCTCAACAAGTAATATCCACAGCATACATACAGGATTCATACAGCATACATACAGGATTCATACAGCATACATACAGGATTCATACAGCATACATACAGGATTCATACAGCATTCGTTCAGCAAATTTACAACAAAGACGGTGCACTGCAAGTGTATTTTAAAGCATAAACTATAGCTTCAGTTATTGTGAATCTCCTTTGTAACTGTAAGACAGTAGCCTTGATGCTTGATGCTTAGTTCAACCCACAACTGACAGAAGCTGCCTTGAGGTTTTCTGGTGTAGTATTATCCAGACTTTAAAAACTGCTTTCATTACATAAGGAGGGTTTGCTGTAACTTCTAATTGGGCCTCTGCAGCAACTTACTAGATTTTAAACATACATTCAAACTCAATTtccagagagagggtgggggcctctttctctttcctctgatcctccctttctctctttctctctctctctctgattctcACTTTCCGTGCAAGGCCATATTATTTCTTAGCAGGCCTATAACTTTAAAGCAGCAGTTGCCTGGCAACCACTGCAGATATACTACCGATCTAACAAGCTTCTTCAGCATATGAACTGCTACCCACAGTGGAAGCCCATGTTTCTATAGAGAAATACATCCTACCGCAACTCACCCATCACAGTCACACTTCAGCGATGTCACAGTCATACACATTAGTCCAAGAGGCAGCACGTGCTTAGTGATTAAAAACACAAAGGAACTTCACAGTGTGATCACGGTTCATTGCCAAACGTAGGGATGAGAAGCGGAGATGAACGTGGAGACCAAAGTGGAGAAAGCAAAACGACAGATCGATAAGCTGGAAGAGAAATTCACTGAGCACAGACAGCAACACTGAAGCACATTTCAAAATCAACACAACACTTCACTTAAAGAAGAATCAAGATCTATGAGCAAAACAACTACAAAACAATAatggcaataaaaaaaaaaaacaaaacaaaagaaacaaaccATGAAGCACATGGACAAACATAACTCCTAAAATGGCATGCCAATGTACACGTCTGCCAGCCACACTGCATGAAGCAGCCTCCCTGTCTGATCACCTGTGGGTTTCCGTTTAGCCCAGACGTGGTGTTGAGGAGGCCTAGCGTGTCTTACGGCGGGCTTTAAAACACTCTTCCGTGAGGGAGAGCGGCTCTGAATGTCAGATTTTTTTGTGAGCTCAACCTTCTTAATCACAGCTATAAAAGGGAAacagagagtgagtgaaagagGTAGCACCAGGACCCAGGACCTAAGACCCAGAATCCAGGACCCAGGACCTACAATTCAGGATCCAGGATCCCGGACCCAGGACCCAGGATGTTAGATCATTCATACATGCCTCTTGAAATAACGAATAGTGCACCTACTCAAAGTGGGTCACAAACTtattcaaacaaaaaaaatcgaATAACAGATAAATTTTTTTGTATGTACATAATTTGCTATTTGGTCAAGAATATTACAATAATCTTACATAATGTAATACAATTCTGGTAAATACTTTGCCAAAGTTAACAGTCATTCCTGCATCAGAAAccttttttcttctttgtctCCTCCCTCTGGATGGGCACTGGCTCCTTGCAGGCAGGTTTACGTTCAGGGGTGGAGATGCGACCCTTGACCCTGCCACTCTTAGACTTCTGCTTGACTTGCTTCTCAGTGGGAAGCTTCTTGGCGGGGCTGAACGTCCTCGGGAGCGGCTCAATCCTCTCTGTTGCCAAGCTTTTATCATCGTCCGCTGAGATTAAAAGGTAAATGGATGAAACTCAGATTACGAGTGAAATTAGACAAGAGCTGACAGAAATCACACAGCTGTAAGAAATTAAAATGCTTATATTTATGATGAACAATCAGCTGAATTCTTTGCATCATAATAAAATCTGGTCATACTTTAATTGTAACAGAAATGTGATTATTTTAAACCTATtcctgtttctgcttttaaatgctaaataaagaaaataaatagaAAGAAAATACTAGTCACCTTGTGTGTCCACCCAGGAACTGTCCAAGATGGAGTCGTCCATGGTGGTCTCATCTTTGTAGTCATCGTAGCTCTCAGTAACTCCCTCACTTTCTGGCACTTCCTTCGGAAGGCACACAGGAGCTTGCACAGATTCTGGGACATCTGGAACCTCGTCAAGGCTAGCAGCTTCTAGCTCTACTTCCTGGGCCATTTCCACTgactcttcttcctcttcttcctcttggaGTAGCTGAGGGGGCTCCTCCTCAGGAGGAGCAGAGAATCGTACACTGTGACTAGGTTCCTCTCGCTCATCGATGGTCTGCACCACCGTGATGAAGTCATCTTCCACGGTCACTACAGACTCGATGGCCGCTCGAGGTTCTGCGGTCTCCTCTACTGCTGCCTCGGCCCCTTGAACCTCCTCTTGCTCTTTTTCCTCCACTTCAGTCCTAGTCATCTCTGCTTCAGCCTGCTTTGATTCGGCCTTTTCTGCGGCAACCTTTTCTGTTTGAACCAACTCGGTTTCAACCTTTCCTGTTTCAACCTGCTGTGTTTCAGCCTTTTCCAGTTCAACCGTCCCTGTTTCAGGTGTCTCGATCTCAAGCCTGTCTGTTGCAGCCTCCCCTGTTTCAAGCTTCTCTGTTTCGGGCTTTTCCATTTCAATGGTGTCTTTTTCAGTCCCCATTATCTCGGTCTCAGGCATAATCTCTGGCACCAAGTCATCAGGCTTAAGTGGTTTTGCTTCCTCCATGAGTTCCTCAGGCTCCTCAGCTAGTTCTATTTCATCTTCCATATATTGTGCCTCAGGCTTCTCAGCCTTCACAAGATCTGACTGCACCAGGTCCTCACCAGTAGCCTCCTTCTCCTTACTGGGTTCAACTAAGAGTTGATCCTCTTTAGTGGATTTCTCAACAGATCCAGCAGGTGACAATTTCATTGGCTCTGCTTTCAGAGCCTCTTTATCCTCTGCTGGTTTAGGTTTCTCTGCATCAACTTGCATCTTCTCCTCTTCTGGAGCACTCTCCACTGATGATGTTGGGGAGGGTTTGATTGGTCTTGCGATCCTGTGTTTAGCAACTCCAGTGAGCTGGTACACATCTTCTGCATCTACCTCCTCATAGGCTTCCTGGTGCACCAGGTCTGGCTTGTTCTTCACCTTCTCCCTCAACTCTTGGAGTTCCCGCTCCTCCTCTACACTTAAAGGCCGGTCCTCCATTTCTAGCTTGCGGATTTGCCTCTCGTAATCGGCGATTTCAGCTTCCTGCTCAGCCATAAGCTTGGCCTGGGCATCAAGACCAGGTCTGGCCTCTTCCAACGTGACTGTTACAGTTGGAGTGACAAAAGTGTCCCCTTGCTTTTCTGGTTGCTTGGCCTCAATGGTATCGTTCTTGCTGGGCTCTTCTGCTGTGTCCTTCTCTTCATCTGCTTGAGGGGCGATTTGCTTAAATGTTGAGCCCTCTTTTCCACTGGGAACCGGACCTGCATCTTTCTCCACTGAGATCATAGTGTTGAAGATCTGCATTGGTGGGGATTCCATTGGACTGTGCACATCTGCAGGAGACGGCATGGGACCCGAATACTCACTGAAAACACAGTATCCCTGCTCCTCTAATTGACCCTCACTTTTTGTAACTCGCTGACTCTGGCTGCCCTGAAGCAAATGAGCTAATGAATCGCTCACAAGGGCAGGCATGTCTGCTGGGACTGACTTCCTCCTCATGATCTCAGGGTCAGTGTTCTCAGACATCAGCCTCGATCGATTACCGGCCAAGTCTAGCATTTCAGGTAGATCTGGTGCCATCACAACACCACCATTTTTGCAGGAGTACTTGGTAGGTATAGGAGACTCTGGGGATTCTGACTGTGGACTTGTGGGTTTGACATCACCTACTGTCTCTTGGGGAGGGGAAGTGGTTGGAGTTGGGATGGAAGCAGATGTCTCCAGGATCAGCGGTGGGAAAGAGGGAGGTTTCTCCACTGATGGAGTCGTGATGGGAAGGTAGTCAGCAGATTCATCTAGGCTTCCGCTGGTATAAGACATGATATCAGTTGCTAAGGGGGAGAAGTTCCTGGGACGCCCTTGACCTCCACTCTGATCCATAGCTCCGATGGTGATATTTAGGGAATAGCTTCTTTGTTCCAGGGCCAGTTTTCCGGGAGAGAGTCTGCAGTCATCCCTCGCTTCAGCATGTGGGAAAACGTTTGGCTCCTCTGTTGTACCCTTTTGATTTTCAGGCTTTTCATCCACCTGAGCTAGGGAACTGTAGCTGATTTCTGGAACTGAAACAGCATTTTCTGTCTCATCCAATGCAGCACTAAGCTCATAATAACCTTCGCCTTGGCTTCTGGCTTCATCTGATTTCAGTGTTGTAGTCTCGAAGTAAGCAGACATTCCAGATTTGTCTTTAAATTGCTCTTCATCTTTATCAAAGTTAGGAGAGTCTTTTCCAGGCACTTCTGGAGTTTTGGCACTTGCTGTAATTTCTATCTTCTTGTCTCCAGTAATGATTGATTCTACTTCCAGTGATTTCTCTTCATGTGTTGGAGCTTTACTGAACTTGGGTTCATCTGAAGGAGCGAGATTCTCAATACTGAATGGTGAATCAGCCTTGTGAGCTGAAGCATCCATAGGCTCTTTGGTTTGCCCCTGGCCATTTGGAGGAATAGCAAAATCCTCAGTGCCAATCAGGGTGGGTAACAGGGCGTCTGATATGCCTTTGTCAGGAACAACACTCTGGAAAGACGGCAGGTCTCCAGGATGCACCTCTGACAGCGTGAAGTCCATGCCGACCGGTGAGGTCCTCTCGCCACAGGGCTTCTCTGGGTCCATCTTCACAGCTGAAAGCAAATCTTAAGTGATCTGGTTGTGCTGCATCACTGCGGATTTGCCAGGCCGACCACCACACAGACAAGCAAAGCCCAACACCGCACACGACGTTCAGCATGGCGGATGAAACAAACCAGCACATACCAAGTCAGTGACGCCCGAAGTGATGGTATGGACCAACATGCAAAATGCTGGATGGATGAGATCCACACGTTGATGATGAAAGGTGACTTGGCCTGATACACAGCAACTGTCAGGGCTCCACACATGAATTTGGATGGATTTAATCATATTAAATACAGTTGATATAAACTTGTTTATTAAATACAGCATTAGCACCATTAGAGATTGTAGTGAAAATTGCAGCGAAGTACCCAGAAATTCCAGAGATACAGGACGTTTCAGAAAGTGCTTGCACAACTGATGATGGGTGTCCTGTTTCTGAGGAAACTCTATGTACTTcactatatataaataaattttttttgtgtAAACTATAAATGACATGATCTTGTTCAACAAATCAGAGGGAAAAATCAGCTTGTGAAAGCTTGAACAGTTTGTGAAATCTGTGAATATGTATTTTATctgatataaataaaataatacaaaatTAAAGACTTGGGCATGATACACATTTTAGGTTTTGGAATAAAACTGAATAAATGTCTTGACAATGACAAATAAAAAGGAATGTAAACAAAAAGCtaaataaacacataaaaaacacattGGATTTCAACCAAATCTTGCATTAAATAAAACCACAGCATGCTGTATAGAAACCACCATTCACGAGCAATGGAGCTGGTCAAAAAGACTGAAGAATGAATGAGAGGTGATGCAAAAGCTCAGCCTGGCCGCAGGAGCCGAGAGGAAGCAGTGGAGGAGGCGTCACCAGGAAACAAGACAGCAATCGCACTGAAAAAACAGCAGTTAGGCAAAAGGAGCAAGGAGAGCGGGAAAGGAAAAGAAAAGGTTGAAGCAACACGCAGCCCTGGCCACAGAAGCGGATCACCATCAGGCCTGTGATGCCCGGCAGCAGCAGCAAAGAAGAGGACATACTTCCACACTCCCTCAAGCTTGTGTTTGTCTTTTTCTTTtcccttttttcttttcttttggaAAGCGAGAAGAGAAACATGCAGGCTGAAGAGGGTGGGAGGACACACCTTTATCAGGGTTCTCGAACCTCTCTGGCTCCTCAGTGCTCCCGTTAGGAGCTCCTGAGCCAGCAGTGAGTGCCTGGTTCTCGGCCTGCGGACAGGGCAAAGCCTGGGCCTCGCCTAGCACCTCTGCCTGCTCTAAGAGCTCGGATGGGGATTCCTGCTCAGGCTCCTCCCCACTccacagctcctcctcctcctcctcctcctcctctaagGCTTCTGCAGGagtgtcctcctcttcctcctctgctgCGGAAAGAGCCTCTATGGTCTCTTCTTCTTAACAGACAGGGGGACAGGTGTAACGTCAATACTACGGGACAACACAGACTTGGGCTACAGGCGCTGGAGAGATCGGGACACTTTCAGCTCTGATGAGAATTGAACTAATCTAGACGTTGCATGTGTACTGTTTCAGTATGAATATGGCACGTGGGATCCCCTCAGGTTAATAATAACCATCATTGTATCACTGAGTAGCTTATTATAAAATATGGATACAGTTCTACATCTTAGAAGATTAGCAATCCATTTATcagatatatattatatacagtatCTTAACTTTCACAGTGTAGTGCAGTTTGGGGCTTTAGGGACATCTCCTTTACCATCCTGTCATGTAGgagggggcaggaaggcaaCTTAGATACAGATATGAATGAAGCGTTGAAAATAGTGGTGTAATGATCATAGCTGGCAAGGCCCTTGGAGTGAGGGGTCTTTTTGACTCCTTCTGAGTCACAGTGACTCTCCCTGTTTAGCACTGCAGTGCTTGGGATAACATGACAGTAAACATGTActctccccaccccccacccccagcagCATCCACACTGCTCTCTGGTTAAATCTGTGATGTACCCCCTTATTTAACTGCTCTTCGATTTGTGGGACTACGTGTGTTAATTTTAAATGTTACAACCTTATCTGTGGATGAGGGCACAGTACAAACTCTAGAACTTCAACACCAGTTCTTATCCACGAGGGCGTAGCAGGGTTGTCTAGCTTTGGGACTTAACTGCGTGTGGAGTGCTAGTCTCAAAGCTGTCAAGAGCGAATTTGAGATTGAGACCAAGACGTCCTGCCTGGGCGAGACAGTCCCAAGTTATCAACAAGAGTCTGCAGCTCAGGACGTCTTTAGGAAAGCTACTGGGAGTGATACTGGGAGTGAATGCTGGGAGTGATACTGAGAGTGAATGCTCGGAGTGATACTGAGAGTGATGTTGGGAGTGACACGCTGGTTCAGGGAGTGACACGCTGGTTCTGGGAGTTTTTGACACCCCAGATCAGCTCTCAGCAGACCGTCacagagagggacaggaagATATGGTCTGAGGTAGAGAGCAGGAGGACTGGgggatttttgtgtgtgtgtgtgtgtgtgtgtgtgtgtgtgtgtgtgtgtgtgtgtgtgtgtgcatgaaggcACACACCATCAGGAGAAGAGCTGAAAGTCTTCCTGTGATCTACAGCATGTGTACATCAGCAGGTGGGGAAATGGGTCGGAACCTGAATATGGGGGCGGGGCATGGACAGGTGGGTATGTTTTTGGGCCagatgacagacagacagacagtcggACAGACAGAAAGACGGACAGACCAAACAGGCAGAAGACAGAAATGCACAGCATGCTCAACTGACCTGCTGATGATGCCAGTCATGTGGCTCACACATCTTAACGCCATCAAAGACGACGGCTCCGGGCGTGCCGGGGTGCgtgactacacacaccctctcacaccacGCACGCCTTCTAAACTGAGCCCAATGACTTGTAATGAAATGTCCCAAAAACGCGCAGACAAACAAAAGATAGGGCACGCCCAAGAACAAGGAACGCCCCACAGACAGAGCGCGCACAACACGACAGAAACAGAAGACAGAAGGAAGgggaggctgagagagagagagagagaggggaggaagagtaAGAGAGCAATAGAAGGGGGATAAAGAAAGGAGGAGAGGTCTGGAGAGGGGAGCAGGAGGGGAGGCGGGATGGCGGAGAGGAACCATGCGCGGTTCACCTTCGATCTGCCTAAAAGCTGCAGCCTGCCCTGGTGGGCCCGACCCCGAGAGGGTCCACTCGGGGCTGAATAAGGGGTGGTCATAGTACTCCTCGTCAGAGTAGTAGGGCTCATCCTCGGGCACTGAAACTGAGATGGAGGGGGCGAGGAACTTGCACCTCTCCCGAGAATTTTGGAAGCGGCGGAGAGGCCCTGCCTCCTCCTCATCCCCTACATCTACAAACAGACACAAGGAGAAGGAGCTGCAGGAAAATCCgcacacggagagagagagagagagagagagagagagagagagagagagagagagagggagagatagagacagggggagatggagagagaaagagggagagagacagagtgagagagggagagggtgagagagaaatagggagatggagagataaagagggagagagagacagagaggaagatggagagagaaggagggagagagagagacagagaggaagatggagagagaaagagggagagagagagagacagagagagaggaggagacagaaagagaaaattggggcagacacagggagagagagagcacaaggtggggagaaacaaagagagaaatggggcagatggagagagaaagagagaaaggagcagaaagagaagaagatCAGGGGATACACAAAGTGACAGAAAGTAGAAAAGGACACAAGTGCTCAGGCAGAAAAAAGTGAGGAAGACTAAAAAGGAAGTGGAGAGGAGGCCCAAGGTGAtgaagggcagagagagagaggaagagtacgAAGGAAGAgtatggaggaagagaggagatgcACGGTAGCGGCAAAAAACATAAAGACAGAAAATAGTACCACTGATGCACGATACTGGAGTCAGAGAGACTCAACGAAAGtgagaaagagacacacacacacacacacacacacaacacagatacacacatatacacgagACCAGAAACACAGACATCTGCTGTGGTGGCACCATGTCATTCTCATACAGCATGAAGGAGCTTCACTTTAAAGCTGATATGAAGATCAGATAACATCCTCCAATGAGTGAAAGCCATGGAACCAGGAAGACCCACTGAGTCAATCAGAATTGCTTGAACATTTCCTTCCCATATCCTGATTCTCCAGACTTTCTATAAGACGGTGATTAGCATTACAGTGGAGCAATTTCTGATGGGTCTGATTGGGAGTGGCTCCAGATGGATTAATGCTTGACTGACAGAGCAACAACCCTCTGGACATGAGCATTAATGGCAGGACTAAACAGTCTGGGTTCTCCCGGCCCGGGTGCCTCTCAGGTCcacactgagcatgtgcagagATATAGCAAAGGGCCCTGAAGAAGAGTTTCCATGTTGGTTTCCATGGCAACGTATAAGGTGTCAGAGGATAATCTGAGCACAGTGCAGACCTCCACTGGGTCGACCAGGGAGCTGTTACTACCACTGATGCAGTCAGAGAAATACACCACaatgcacaaacaaacaaacaaacacagaaacaaacacacaagcgCAGGCCCACAACGTTAACACGGCACCGACAAAAACACAGCATGCAGAGAGGAAAGAACAGgaagaatggggggggggggggggggtgttcccaAATCACCCGGGGGTTCATCGAGGGCGGAGCCACAGCTGGTCACATGCAGGGTGGAGGCTCCTGAAGGGGTCAGGAGTGTCGGTACGGAGACAGCGGGGTGATGGTTATGGAGGTGAGGGGACGCTGTTTTGAGTCCGGGCTGGTCTCCCCGGAGACTGTGTGATGAAAGTGAGGGGGCGTGTCCATAACATGTGCCGAGGAcaaatgaggaagaggaggaagtggCCAAGTCAGCGCTGTGCGCACGTCTCCCCCAGTGTGGCGCTCTCTGGCTCCCCCTGCTGGGCAGGAGCTGGCGACTCATTGCGCAGTTGAGGTGACGGCCAGAAAAAAAGCCCTCATGGGACCCGCGATCGAGGAAGATGGAGACACACCCAGACCATGAACTCCATTTACACTCATATCTTTGTGCACgcaaccacacacacgtgcgAGCGTGCACtcacgcccgcacacacacgcaccagccGCTGCAGACACGTACCTTGCTCCAGTGGGCCAAAGTGCTCAGCTgcaggtgagggaggtggagaaggaggcAGGTTGGCAGAATCTTCCactgcgcacgcacgcacacacacacacacacacacacacacacacacacacacacacacacacacacacacacacacacacacacaca encodes:
- the map2 gene encoding microtubule-associated protein 2 isoform X2; this translates as MADGRQPEDSAPQWASLGAQASSSPVGHEENGFSYRSCQPGAASYTRENGFNGDLPSGHAVTAEQVSARIVQEVTAEAVAVLKGEQELHPDTAVRLPSVEDSANLPPSPPPSPAAEHFGPLEQDVGDEEEAGPLRRFQNSRERCKFLAPSISVSVPEDEPYYSDEEYYDHPLFSPEWTLSGSGPPGQAAAFRQIEEETIEALSAAEEEEEDTPAEALEEEEEEEEELWSGEEPEQESPSELLEQAEVLGEAQALPCPQAENQALTAGSGAPNGSTEEPERFENPDKAVKMDPEKPCGERTSPVGMDFTLSEVHPGDLPSFQSVVPDKGISDALLPTLIGTEDFAIPPNGQGQTKEPMDASAHKADSPFSIENLAPSDEPKFSKAPTHEEKSLEVESIITGDKKIEITASAKTPEVPGKDSPNFDKDEEQFKDKSGMSAYFETTTLKSDEARSQGEGYYELSAALDETENAVSVPEISYSSLAQVDEKPENQKGTTEEPNVFPHAEARDDCRLSPGKLALEQRSYSLNITIGAMDQSGGQGRPRNFSPLATDIMSYTSGSLDESADYLPITTPSVEKPPSFPPLILETSASIPTPTTSPPQETVGDVKPTSPQSESPESPIPTKYSCKNGGVVMAPDLPEMLDLAGNRSRLMSENTDPEIMRRKSVPADMPALVSDSLAHLLQGSQSQRVTKSEGQLEEQGYCVFSEYSGPMPSPADVHSPMESPPMQIFNTMISVEKDAGPVPSGKEGSTFKQIAPQADEEKDTAEEPSKNDTIEAKQPEKQGDTFVTPTVTVTLEEARPGLDAQAKLMAEQEAEIADYERQIRKLEMEDRPLSVEEERELQELREKVKNKPDLVHQEAYEEVDAEDVYQLTGVAKHRIARPIKPSPTSSVESAPEEEKMQVDAEKPKPAEDKEALKAEPMKLSPAGSVEKSTKEDQLLVEPSKEKEATGEDLVQSDLVKAEKPEAQYMEDEIELAEEPEELMEEAKPLKPDDLVPEIMPETEIMGTEKDTIEMEKPETEKLETGEAATDRLEIETPETGTVELEKAETQQVETGKVETELVQTEKVAAEKAESKQAEAEMTRTEVEEKEQEEVQGAEAAVEETAEPRAAIESVVTVEDDFITVVQTIDEREEPSHSVRFSAPPEEEPPQLLQEEEEEEESVEMAQEVELEAASLDEVPDVPESVQAPVCLPKEVPESEGVTESYDDYKDETTMDDSILDSSWVDTQADDDKSLATERIEPLPRTFSPAKKLPTEKQVKQKSKSGRVKGRISTPERKPACKEPVPIQREETKKKKAVIKKVELTKKSDIQSRSPSRKSVLKPAVRHARPPQHHVWAKRKPTVSADGRQPLSAVRQSRDRASTPSSTSLTKIPTSKMWASTLHPVLPNSASPLVEAATCQPHPLWAGPQDSPLLNSHLGKDGGSRSPEKRSSLPRPASILSRRTHPAEQEESSTSITSSGSTAPRRPTSFRTEVRAEHRTGRSPSMTGSVPVRSRSARSGTSTPRTPGSAAVTPGTPPSYSCRTPGTPRTPGTPKSLSLLSQEKKVAIIRTPPKSPATTPKQLRVINQPLPDLRNVRSKIGSTENIKYQPKGGQIQIENKKMDFTHVQSKCGSKDNVKHSPQGGNVQIQSKKLDLSHVTSKCGSLDNIRHKPGGGNVRIESVKLGFKDKAQAKVGSLDNAHHVPGGGHVMIECHKLMFRESAKARVDHGADIVSQSPGASGETSPHRHSHMSSSGSINLLESPQLATLAEDVTAALAKQGL
- the map2 gene encoding microtubule-associated protein 2 isoform X9; the protein is MADGRQPEDSAPQWASLGAQASSSPVGHEENGFSYRSCQPGAASYTRENGFNGDLPSGHAVTAEQVSARIVQEVTAEAVAVLKGEQELHPDTAVRLPSVEDSANLPPSPPPSPAAEHFGPLEQAEEEEEDTPAEALEEEEEEEEELWSGEEPEQESPSELLEQAEVLGEAQALPCPQAENQALTAGSGAPNGSTEEPERFENPDKAVKMDPEKPCGERTSPVGMDFTLSEVHPGDLPSFQSVVPDKGISDALLPTLIGTEDFAIPPNGQGQTKEPMDASAHKADSPFSIENLAPSDEPKFSKAPTHEEKSLEVESIITGDKKIEITASAKTPEVPGKDSPNFDKDEEQFKDKSGMSAYFETTTLKSDEARSQGEGYYELSAALDETENAVSVPEISYSSLAQVDEKPENQKGTTEEPNVFPHAEARDDCRLSPGKLALEQRSYSLNITIGAMDQSGGQGRPRNFSPLATDIMSYTSGSLDESADYLPITTPSVEKPPSFPPLILETSASIPTPTTSPPQETVGDVKPTSPQSESPESPIPTKYSCKNGGVVMAPDLPEMLDLAGNRSRLMSENTDPEIMRRKSVPADMPALVSDSLAHLLQGSQSQRVTKSEGQLEEQGYCVFSEYSGPMPSPADVHSPMESPPMQIFNTMISVEKDAGPVPSGKEGSTFKQIAPQADEEKDTAEEPSKNDTIEAKQPEKQGDTFVTPTVTVTLEEARPGLDAQAKLMAEQEAEIADYERQIRKLEMEDRPLSVEEERELQELREKVKNKPDLVHQEAYEEVDAEDVYQLTGVAKHRIARPIKPSPTSSVESAPEEEKMQVDAEKPKPAEDKEALKAEPMKLSPAGSVEKSTKEDQLLVEPSKEKEATGEDLVQSDLVKAEKPEAQYMEDEIELAEEPEELMEEAKPLKPDDLVPEIMPETEIMGTEKDTIEMEKPETEKLETGEAATDRLEIETPETGTVELEKAETQQVETGKVETELVQTEKVAAEKAESKQAEAEMTRTEVEEKEQEEVQGAEAAVEETAEPRAAIESVVTVEDDFITVVQTIDEREEPSHSVRFSAPPEEEPPQLLQEEEEEEESVEMAQEVELEAASLDEVPDVPESVQAPVCLPKEVPESEGVTESYDDYKDETTMDDSILDSSWVDTQADDDKSLATERIEPLPRTFSPAKKLPTEKQVKQKSKSGRVKGRISTPERKPACKEPVPIQREETKKKKAVIKKVELTKKSDIQSRSPSRKSVLKPAVRHARPPQHHVWAKRKPTVSADGRQPLSAVRQSRDRASTPSSTSLTKIPTSKMWASTLHPVLPNSASPLVEAATCQPHPLWAGPQDSPLLNSHLGKDGGSRSPEKRSSLPRPASILSRRTHPAEQEESSTSITSSGSTAPRRPTSFRTEVRAEHRTGRSPSMTGSVPVRSRSARSGTSTPRTPGSAAVTPGTPPSYSCRTPGTPRTPGTPKSLSLLSQEKKVAIIRTPPKSPATTPKQLRVINQPLPDLRNVRSKIGSTENIKYQPKGGQIQIENKKMDFTHVQSKCGSKDNVKHSPQGGNVQIQSKKLDLSHVTSKCGSLDNIRHKPGGGNVRIESVKLGFKDKAQAKVGSLDNAHHVPGGGHVMIECHKLMFRESAKARVDHGADIVSQSPGASGETSPHRHSHMSSSGSINLLESPQLATLAEDVTAALAKQGL